The Desulfomicrobium orale DSM 12838 genome includes a window with the following:
- a CDS encoding arylesterase, translating into MKKSLHAAAGLLLFCIALASCSSQPALPPLANDAAILAFGDSLTAGNGAASGEDYPTVLESMTGRRVINAGISGEVTSDGLRRLPEILDRETPGLLILCHGGNDMLQHAPFEQTEANLRAMIQTARDRGISVVLVAVPAPRLPLAPPALYANLAKEFSLPIEEDILVEILKKGDLKADQVHPNAAGYRRLAESMAVLLKESGAIK; encoded by the coding sequence ATGAAAAAATCGCTTCACGCGGCTGCAGGGCTGCTGCTTTTCTGCATCGCGCTCGCGTCCTGCTCCTCGCAACCCGCACTGCCGCCTCTGGCAAACGACGCGGCCATTCTGGCCTTCGGCGACAGCCTGACCGCCGGCAATGGGGCCGCTTCAGGGGAGGATTATCCAACCGTGCTGGAAAGCATGACCGGACGGCGCGTCATCAACGCCGGAATTTCCGGAGAAGTGACCTCCGACGGGCTGCGGCGCCTGCCGGAAATCCTGGATAGGGAAACTCCCGGTCTGCTCATTCTCTGCCACGGAGGAAACGACATGCTCCAGCACGCGCCCTTCGAGCAGACCGAGGCGAACCTCAGGGCCATGATCCAGACGGCCCGGGACAGGGGCATCTCCGTGGTGCTGGTGGCCGTGCCCGCGCCACGCCTTCCTCTGGCCCCGCCGGCCTTGTACGCGAATCTGGCCAAGGAATTTTCCCTGCCCATCGAGGAGGACATACTTGTTGAGATACTGAAAAAAGGCGACCTCAAGGCGGACCAGGTCCATCCCAATGCCGCGGGATACCGCCGCCTGGCCGAATCCATGGCCGTGCTGCTGAAAGAAAGCGGAGCCATTAAATAG
- the hmcC gene encoding sulfate respiration complex protein HmcC — MSEHTTPRKSFWTPANIVTAVILVIGLILTVKRFTMGLDSVTNLSDDNPWGIWIGFDLLCGVALAAGGYTTSAAVYLFGMKKFHSAVRPAITTAFLGYAFVVFALLYDLGRYYRLPYPLTIYPGPTSFLFEVGLCVALYLTVLAIEFSPALWEALNWKKLRAWAHALTLVLTIFGVVLSTLHQSSLGALYLIAPSKLHPLWYSPYLALFFFVSSIPAGLSMVIFEGRLSHKYLHHKMDATHLEESPGVTLGFAKAAAVVLFAYFNLKWIGVALDDNWKYLATGWGAWFLVELLGFVLTPCLMYAVAAREKNQNLAFYASIVTVAGIVLNRLNVSLVAFNWRLPAAARYMPSLEEILLTVFIVTLEITVLRICLCKLPILHEHPEFKGAH; from the coding sequence ATGTCTGAACACACCACACCCCGCAAGTCCTTCTGGACTCCCGCGAATATCGTGACCGCCGTCATTCTTGTCATCGGCCTGATCCTGACGGTCAAACGTTTCACCATGGGGCTGGACTCGGTAACCAACCTGAGTGACGACAACCCTTGGGGTATCTGGATCGGATTCGACCTCCTGTGCGGCGTGGCTCTGGCCGCGGGCGGCTATACCACGTCGGCCGCCGTGTATCTCTTCGGCATGAAGAAATTCCACTCCGCCGTGCGGCCGGCCATCACCACGGCTTTTCTGGGCTATGCCTTCGTGGTTTTCGCCCTTTTGTACGACCTGGGCCGCTATTACCGGCTGCCCTATCCGCTGACCATCTATCCCGGTCCGACTTCCTTTCTGTTCGAAGTGGGTCTGTGCGTGGCCCTGTACCTGACGGTGCTGGCCATCGAATTCTCTCCGGCCCTGTGGGAAGCCCTGAACTGGAAGAAACTGCGCGCCTGGGCGCACGCCCTGACTCTGGTGCTGACCATTTTCGGCGTGGTCCTGTCCACGCTGCATCAGTCGTCTCTGGGCGCGCTGTACCTGATCGCTCCGTCCAAACTGCATCCACTGTGGTACTCGCCGTATCTGGCCCTTTTCTTTTTCGTGTCCAGCATTCCGGCCGGCCTTTCCATGGTCATCTTTGAGGGCCGCCTGTCCCACAAGTATCTGCATCACAAGATGGACGCGACTCATCTCGAGGAATCGCCCGGCGTGACTCTGGGTTTTGCCAAGGCTGCGGCCGTGGTGCTTTTCGCCTACTTCAATCTGAAGTGGATCGGCGTGGCCCTGGACGACAACTGGAAATATCTGGCCACGGGCTGGGGCGCGTGGTTTCTGGTGGAACTGCTGGGTTTCGTCCTGACGCCCTGCCTCATGTACGCAGTGGCCGCCCGCGAGAAAAACCAGAACCTGGCTTTTTACGCCTCCATCGTGACGGTCGCGGGCATCGTGCTGAACCGACTGAACGTCTCGCTGGTGGCCTTCAACTGGCGTCTTCCGGCCGCGGCGCGCTACATGCCTTCTCTGGAAGAAATTCTGCTTACCGTGTTCATTGTCACCCTGGAAATCACCGTGTTGCGGATCTGCCTGTGCAAGCTGCCGATTCTGCACGAACACCCCGAATTTAAGGGCGCACATTAA
- a CDS encoding M23 family metallopeptidase: protein MRSRISTAYFIVLLLLSGALGALYYFKAEWTPPDLTLAPDQSKASPRTVFTVTASDRDSDLRSLRVLVHQGSDTVTIIKKDLPAGTREYSEQFSLPKTGIKNAPLILEVTVRDTSWHRFGWGNKAEVVREMEIDSRPPMISVLSGQHNVNQGGAGLIVYSTDEELSTSGVRMGDRFFPGYPYQPGRYLCFFALPHDLDPKTAKPVLYASDMADNEVSLGFHFQAIPKKFRKDNINVSENFLQSKMGQFSGLYPGLTQPIDIFLKVNSELRRKNMNFLMALGRDTVPQKLWDGTFIRLPNSAPMAGFADHRTYLYQGKAVDSQTHMGVDLASLAMAPVPAGNTGRVILAEFMGIYGNVVIIDHGFGLQSLYSHLSEIHVQKGETVQRGQIIGKTGATGMAGGDHLHFGMLVSGLEVQPIEWWDARWIKNNITSKM from the coding sequence ATGCGCAGCCGTATTTCCACAGCCTATTTCATTGTCCTTCTTCTTCTGTCCGGGGCTCTCGGCGCACTCTACTATTTCAAGGCGGAATGGACGCCGCCCGACCTCACGCTGGCCCCGGACCAGTCCAAGGCCAGCCCCAGAACGGTCTTCACCGTCACGGCTTCGGACCGGGATTCCGATCTGCGCTCCCTGCGCGTGCTGGTCCACCAAGGTTCCGATACCGTGACCATAATCAAAAAGGACCTGCCAGCGGGTACGCGCGAGTACTCGGAGCAGTTCAGCCTGCCCAAGACGGGCATCAAGAACGCGCCGCTGATTTTGGAAGTCACCGTGCGGGATACGTCCTGGCACCGTTTCGGCTGGGGCAACAAGGCCGAGGTCGTGCGCGAAATGGAGATCGACTCACGTCCACCCATGATTTCCGTCCTGTCCGGCCAGCACAACGTCAACCAGGGCGGGGCGGGGCTTATCGTATACAGTACCGACGAGGAGCTCTCCACCTCCGGCGTCAGGATGGGCGACCGCTTTTTTCCGGGCTACCCCTACCAGCCGGGCAGGTATCTCTGCTTTTTCGCCCTTCCCCACGACCTTGATCCCAAAACGGCCAAGCCTGTACTGTACGCTTCGGACATGGCCGACAACGAGGTCTCCCTCGGGTTTCATTTCCAGGCGATCCCGAAAAAATTCAGGAAGGACAACATCAACGTGTCCGAAAACTTCCTGCAATCCAAAATGGGCCAGTTCTCCGGACTCTATCCCGGACTGACCCAGCCCATCGACATCTTCCTCAAGGTCAACTCCGAACTGCGGCGCAAGAACATGAATTTTCTGATGGCTCTCGGCCGGGACACGGTGCCGCAGAAACTCTGGGACGGCACTTTCATCCGTCTGCCCAACAGTGCGCCCATGGCCGGGTTCGCCGATCACCGCACCTACCTTTATCAGGGCAAGGCCGTGGACAGCCAGACGCACATGGGCGTCGATCTGGCCTCACTGGCCATGGCGCCCGTTCCCGCAGGCAACACCGGCAGGGTCATTCTGGCCGAATTCATGGGCATCTACGGCAACGTGGTGATTATCGACCACGGTTTCGGATTGCAGTCCCTGTACTCCCATCTGAGCGAGATCCACGTGCAGAAAGGAGAAACCGTCCAGCGCGGCCAGATCATCGGCAAGACGGGAGCCACGGGCATGGCGGGCGGCGATCATCTCCATTTCGGCATGCTCGTCTCGGGCCTTGAGGTACAGCCCATCGAATGGTGGGACGCGCGCTGGATCAAGAACAACATCACATCCAAAATGTAG
- the hmcA gene encoding sulfate respiration complex hexadecaheme cytochrome HmcA, with the protein MEKGRPLLRWAGILCVGMAVAGFGLNALGGKQEPDAMKRMGADLVSIDTLKKFGTLEYPVVRFEHDKHTRAVEGKCETCHTVSGSKVAARFKRQEDTDAAEIKAIYHENCIGCHIETAKAGKKSGPGSGECRSCHTGPAESVRTPVVFDKSLHYRHSSSKMVLPASGQKENCSKCHTKDQPDKRDLSFAENKEQAHEKCLSCHMEIGKAKQATGPLECAGCHDATVRAGFKKIADVPRLEAGQSDYALLMAPVKNAGQPVPINAVPFNHKLHEEKIENCSTCHHNVASKGVMACSQCHTSLGKEEGGFVTLEQAMHRVGAKSSCVGCHAAAQAKPQCAGCHAFMGRTGQKSDSSCSKCHVDITADPALMADKTTGSATARMIIDARPKADTTLNLDEIPDVVEIGVLSNEFQPSKFAHRKIVGKMLEGMKDDAMAAYFHSSPYAVCSGCHHNSPPSANPPKCASCHNQNTDGVKPGLKNAYHQQCMGCHREMGIQKPADTACVECHATKQ; encoded by the coding sequence ATGGAGAAGGGAAGACCACTGCTGCGATGGGCTGGGATCCTGTGCGTGGGCATGGCTGTGGCTGGGTTCGGTCTGAACGCTCTGGGGGGAAAACAGGAGCCGGACGCGATGAAGCGGATGGGGGCGGACCTTGTCTCCATCGATACGCTCAAAAAGTTCGGCACGCTCGAGTATCCTGTGGTTCGCTTCGAGCACGACAAGCACACACGGGCCGTGGAAGGGAAATGCGAGACCTGTCACACGGTGTCCGGAAGCAAGGTCGCGGCCAGGTTCAAACGCCAGGAAGATACTGACGCCGCTGAAATCAAGGCCATCTACCATGAGAACTGTATAGGCTGTCATATCGAGACGGCCAAGGCCGGCAAGAAAAGCGGCCCTGGCAGCGGCGAGTGCCGGAGCTGTCATACCGGCCCGGCGGAATCCGTCCGGACACCCGTTGTTTTCGACAAGTCCCTGCATTACCGCCACTCTTCTTCCAAGATGGTGCTTCCCGCGTCCGGCCAGAAAGAAAATTGTTCCAAGTGTCACACCAAGGACCAGCCGGACAAGCGCGATCTGTCTTTCGCCGAGAACAAGGAGCAGGCTCACGAAAAATGCCTGTCCTGCCATATGGAGATCGGCAAGGCCAAGCAGGCCACCGGGCCGCTCGAGTGCGCGGGCTGTCATGACGCCACTGTCCGTGCCGGATTCAAGAAGATCGCCGATGTGCCCCGCCTCGAAGCCGGACAGTCCGACTACGCCCTGCTCATGGCGCCCGTGAAGAATGCCGGCCAGCCTGTGCCCATCAATGCGGTGCCTTTCAATCACAAGCTGCACGAAGAGAAGATCGAGAACTGCTCCACCTGCCATCACAATGTCGCTTCCAAAGGCGTCATGGCCTGCTCCCAGTGCCATACCTCTCTGGGCAAGGAAGAAGGCGGGTTCGTGACTCTGGAGCAGGCCATGCACCGGGTCGGCGCCAAGTCCAGCTGTGTGGGCTGCCATGCTGCGGCCCAGGCCAAGCCGCAGTGCGCTGGCTGCCATGCGTTCATGGGCCGGACCGGACAGAAGAGCGATTCCAGCTGTTCCAAATGCCACGTCGATATTACGGCGGATCCGGCGCTCATGGCGGACAAGACCACCGGAAGCGCAACCGCCCGCATGATCATCGATGCGCGGCCCAAGGCCGACACCACGCTGAATCTCGACGAGATTCCCGACGTGGTGGAAATCGGAGTGCTGTCCAATGAGTTCCAGCCCAGCAAGTTCGCCCATCGCAAGATCGTGGGCAAGATGCTGGAAGGCATGAAGGACGACGCCATGGCTGCCTACTTTCATTCCAGCCCCTACGCCGTATGCTCCGGGTGCCATCATAACAGTCCGCCCTCGGCCAATCCGCCGAAATGCGCGAGCTGCCACAACCAGAACACCGACGGCGTTAAGCCGGGGCTGAAGAACGCCTACCACCAGCAGTGCATGGGCTGCCACCGCGAAATGGGAATTCAGAAGCCGGCTGACACGGCCTGCGTGGAATGCCACGCCACGAAGCAATAA
- a CDS encoding aspartate kinase, whose translation MARIVQKYGGSSVAAPEQIRDLARRIVARHDAGDEIVVVVSAMGKTTDALVAQARELAARPDPREMDMLLSVGERISIAMMSIAINGIRPGLAVSFTGSQIGLITDCNHGDARVLEVRGERLRQALSQGKIAVVAGFQGVSTDKEITTLGRGGSDTTAVALAAALGADVCEIYSDVDGVYTSDPRLAPAARRLDSVDYETMLEMSAAGAKVLKDDAVEYARRLGVRIAAGSSRSGEIGTIVSSGNLNRDTLQAMVYHDRLRWMVFEEGADLPPECRLCQSMDQRTVVVVDERHAGGMEGVPCVSLSMIGSWAAGRKEHLSRVFARLEKAGNRVLAISSTVLKYEIFLEDPLEQELVVAIHDDLFGPGEPGR comes from the coding sequence ATGGCCCGTATCGTTCAGAAGTACGGCGGCAGCAGTGTGGCCGCCCCGGAGCAGATTCGCGATCTGGCCCGGCGCATCGTGGCCCGGCACGACGCCGGAGATGAAATAGTGGTGGTGGTTTCGGCCATGGGCAAGACCACGGACGCCCTGGTGGCTCAGGCCAGGGAACTGGCCGCGCGGCCGGATCCGAGAGAGATGGACATGCTGCTTTCCGTGGGGGAACGTATTTCCATCGCCATGATGAGCATTGCCATAAACGGTATCCGTCCCGGTCTGGCCGTGTCCTTTACGGGGTCGCAGATCGGCCTTATCACGGACTGCAACCATGGCGACGCCCGTGTGCTCGAGGTGCGCGGCGAGCGGTTGCGGCAGGCCCTGAGCCAGGGAAAGATCGCGGTGGTGGCCGGTTTTCAGGGCGTATCCACGGACAAGGAGATCACCACCTTGGGCCGGGGCGGCTCGGATACCACGGCCGTGGCTCTGGCCGCCGCTTTAGGGGCCGATGTCTGTGAAATCTATTCGGATGTTGATGGCGTGTACACGTCCGACCCGCGCCTTGCTCCCGCCGCCCGCCGCCTGGATTCCGTGGACTATGAAACCATGCTGGAGATGTCCGCGGCCGGGGCCAAGGTACTCAAGGATGACGCCGTCGAGTACGCCCGCCGCTTGGGCGTGCGCATCGCCGCGGGGTCGAGCCGCTCCGGCGAGATAGGAACCATCGTCTCCAGCGGAAACCTGAACCGGGACACCCTGCAGGCCATGGTCTACCATGACCGTCTGCGCTGGATGGTCTTCGAGGAGGGCGCTGATCTGCCGCCGGAATGCCGGTTGTGCCAGAGCATGGATCAGCGCACCGTCGTGGTGGTGGATGAGCGGCACGCGGGCGGCATGGAAGGCGTGCCCTGCGTGAGCCTGTCCATGATCGGTTCCTGGGCGGCGGGGCGGAAGGAGCATCTGAGCCGGGTTTTCGCCCGCCTGGAAAAGGCCGGAAACCGCGTGCTGGCCATCAGCAGCACGGTGCTCAAGTATGAGATTTTTCTGGAAGATCCCCTCGAGCAGGAACTGGTGGTGGCCATTCACGACGATCTCTTCGGTCCCGGCGAGCCGGGCCGGTAA
- a CDS encoding tellurite resistance TerB family protein, translating to MSFGNILGKLLQQGMSGQTRTRIERAAQAPGMNTSLNDLLGGVLGGQRGAQGSTGGDALSGVLGMARDFLGNKQAGGLSGAQLGGLGALAGALLGGGGKSMRGALSGTAVALLGSLALNALQAKRSGQASPVQGLDATAMQALAAEDTQRLMVRGMIAAAKADGGIDQAEMGRIMGKIGDDGVTGEEKQMVMDELMRPLNLEALAAEVPNEAVASQLYAASLLAIEVDTPQEIDYLRRLAAALNLDQTTVARLHELTGAPQV from the coding sequence ATGAGCTTCGGCAATATTCTCGGCAAGTTGTTGCAGCAGGGCATGTCCGGACAGACCCGGACGCGGATTGAACGGGCCGCTCAGGCTCCCGGCATGAACACCAGTCTGAACGATCTGCTCGGCGGCGTGCTGGGCGGCCAGCGTGGTGCTCAGGGCTCCACTGGCGGCGATGCCCTGTCCGGCGTGTTGGGCATGGCCCGGGATTTTCTGGGCAACAAGCAGGCGGGCGGCCTGTCCGGCGCCCAGTTGGGAGGGCTCGGCGCCCTGGCCGGAGCGCTGCTTGGCGGCGGCGGAAAATCCATGCGCGGCGCTTTGAGCGGAACGGCGGTGGCCCTGCTCGGGTCGCTGGCCCTGAACGCCCTGCAGGCCAAACGTTCCGGACAGGCGAGTCCGGTTCAGGGTCTGGATGCGACAGCCATGCAGGCCCTGGCTGCGGAGGATACCCAGCGGCTGATGGTCCGGGGCATGATCGCCGCCGCCAAGGCCGATGGGGGCATTGACCAGGCCGAAATGGGCCGCATCATGGGCAAGATCGGCGATGACGGCGTGACCGGCGAAGAGAAGCAGATGGTCATGGATGAACTGATGCGTCCGCTGAATCTGGAGGCTCTGGCCGCCGAGGTGCCCAACGAGGCCGTGGCCAGTCAGCTCTATGCAGCTTCGCTTCTGGCCATCGAGGTCGATACGCCTCAGGAGATCGACTACCTGCGCCGTCTGGCCGCGGCTTTGAATCTCGATCAGACCACTGTGGCCCGTCTGCACGAACTGACCGGCGCGCCGCAGGTTTGA
- the hmcD gene encoding sulfate respiration complex protein HmcD, which produces MEFMTMHDFMFWTKGMAYVGMAIGLVAFIPFWLFLTERDEDRFADREEE; this is translated from the coding sequence ATGGAATTCATGACTATGCACGATTTCATGTTCTGGACCAAGGGCATGGCCTATGTGGGCATGGCTATCGGTCTGGTGGCGTTCATTCCCTTCTGGTTATTTCTGACCGAACGGGATGAGGACAGATTCGCCGACAGGGAAGAAGAATAG
- a CDS encoding hemolysin family protein has protein sequence MLRSGLFLLLVILLVLANGFFVASEFSLVAVRRSRVASLAAEGHRRYKRLLRVIDNLNAYISATQLGITLSSLALGWIGEPAIARLLDPLLQNYVPDAVLHSLSFAISFSLITFLHIVLGELAPKTIALDQAEKTALIVALPMEIFHRVFYWPIRLLDRAGNLTVRMLGFSPNASHGSVYTEEELRMLIDASYSSGQIEEEKRRLIRRAFDFDTTEAHEAMVPRSEITALPVDATLDETLEAFRVHGYSRLPVYGKDLDDMVGVLFRQDMEPFMSKTPGLVFSMTAIIHPPVFVPVGKHLGSLLKQMQATRTHLVFVMDEYGGLEGLVTLEDVLEEIVGEINDEYDEEVRSQIVRDGGQFVLDGMLTVRDANRKLGLSLPESEAYTTMAGFLLAQAGRVLETGDVISLPEGVFTVERMDRRRIQRIRFAPSPE, from the coding sequence ATGCTGCGCTCAGGTCTTTTTCTGCTTCTGGTGATACTTCTGGTGCTGGCCAACGGCTTTTTCGTGGCTTCGGAATTTTCCCTGGTGGCCGTGCGCCGTTCCCGCGTAGCGTCCCTGGCCGCCGAAGGACACAGGCGGTACAAGCGCCTGCTGCGGGTCATCGACAATCTGAACGCGTACATCTCGGCCACACAGCTGGGCATCACCCTCTCCTCTCTGGCTCTGGGATGGATCGGCGAACCGGCCATCGCCCGCCTGCTCGATCCCCTGCTCCAGAACTACGTGCCCGACGCGGTCCTGCATTCCCTGTCCTTCGCCATTTCCTTCAGCCTGATCACCTTTCTGCACATCGTGCTGGGTGAGCTGGCCCCCAAGACCATCGCTCTGGATCAGGCGGAAAAAACGGCCCTCATCGTGGCCCTGCCCATGGAGATATTCCACCGCGTGTTCTACTGGCCCATCCGCCTGCTGGACCGGGCCGGCAACCTCACGGTCCGGATGCTGGGTTTTTCACCCAATGCCAGCCACGGTTCCGTGTACACCGAGGAGGAGCTGCGCATGCTCATCGACGCCAGCTACTCCAGCGGCCAGATCGAAGAGGAGAAACGCCGTCTCATCCGGCGCGCCTTCGACTTCGACACCACCGAGGCCCATGAAGCCATGGTGCCGCGCTCGGAAATCACGGCCCTGCCAGTGGACGCGACCCTGGACGAAACGCTGGAAGCCTTCCGCGTTCACGGCTACTCCCGCCTGCCCGTTTACGGGAAAGACCTGGACGATATGGTCGGCGTGCTGTTCCGCCAGGATATGGAGCCGTTCATGTCCAAAACGCCCGGCCTGGTGTTCTCCATGACCGCCATCATCCACCCGCCGGTCTTCGTGCCCGTCGGCAAGCATCTGGGCAGCCTGCTCAAGCAGATGCAGGCCACCCGCACGCATCTCGTCTTCGTCATGGACGAGTACGGCGGTCTTGAAGGGCTGGTCACCCTGGAAGATGTGCTGGAAGAAATCGTGGGCGAGATCAACGACGAGTACGATGAAGAAGTCCGCTCCCAGATCGTGCGCGATGGAGGACAGTTCGTGCTGGACGGCATGCTCACGGTGCGCGACGCCAACCGGAAGCTCGGCCTCTCCCTGCCCGAAAGCGAGGCCTACACCACCATGGCCGGTTTTCTGCTGGCCCAGGCCGGGCGGGTGCTGGAAACCGGGGATGTGATTTCTCTCCCCGAAGGCGTGTTCACGGTGGAACGCATGGACCGCAGGCGCATTCAGCGCATCCGGTTCGCGCCCTCGCCCGAATGA
- the hmcB gene encoding sulfate respiration complex iron-sulfur protein HmcB: protein MKRRKFIGMLAGAGACLAATPAAAGGNHHFTGYPGSFGVLFDSTKCIGCRKCEAACSRVNELPPQPQPFDDLTVLDKKRRTHHDTFTVVNRYETDGKPVFRKIQCNHCLEPACASACFVGAFEKDKTGAVSYDAKKCVGCRYCMIACPFEIPTYEYHDPITPRVRKCTMCQPLVEEGKLPGCVQDCPTGALVFGRREDLIDIARERIRKHPDTYVNHIYGEREMGGTNWLYISGVPFEKIGLREDLGVTSAPELTSGALSVVPAIVGMWPVFLTGAYALTKRKEKIADEEQRHAVAEAVAATEAEAAQKLKAAMDKAEKDKQAAIDREVKKALKEAEEARRKAESADSEEQ from the coding sequence ATGAAACGCAGAAAATTCATTGGCATGCTGGCTGGCGCGGGCGCCTGTTTGGCGGCGACTCCGGCCGCTGCCGGTGGAAATCATCATTTTACGGGATATCCCGGCAGCTTCGGTGTGCTTTTCGACAGCACCAAATGCATCGGATGCAGGAAGTGCGAGGCGGCCTGCAGCAGGGTGAACGAACTGCCGCCCCAGCCGCAGCCCTTCGATGATCTGACCGTGCTGGACAAGAAGCGCCGCACCCACCACGACACCTTCACCGTGGTCAACAGATACGAGACGGACGGGAAACCCGTATTCCGCAAGATTCAGTGCAACCACTGCCTGGAACCGGCCTGCGCTTCGGCCTGCTTCGTGGGCGCCTTTGAAAAGGATAAGACCGGGGCGGTCAGCTACGACGCCAAGAAATGCGTGGGCTGCCGGTACTGCATGATCGCCTGCCCCTTTGAGATTCCGACCTACGAGTACCACGACCCTATCACGCCCCGCGTGCGCAAGTGCACCATGTGCCAGCCGCTGGTGGAGGAGGGCAAACTCCCCGGATGCGTGCAGGACTGTCCTACCGGAGCCCTGGTTTTCGGCCGCCGCGAGGACCTGATCGACATCGCCCGGGAGCGCATCCGCAAACACCCCGATACCTATGTGAACCATATCTACGGCGAACGGGAGATGGGCGGCACGAACTGGCTCTACATATCCGGCGTGCCTTTCGAGAAGATCGGTCTGCGCGAGGATCTGGGCGTCACCTCCGCGCCCGAGCTGACGTCCGGCGCACTGTCCGTGGTTCCGGCCATCGTCGGCATGTGGCCGGTCTTTCTGACCGGGGCGTACGCCCTGACCAAGCGCAAGGAAAAGATCGCGGACGAGGAGCAGAGGCACGCCGTGGCCGAGGCTGTGGCGGCGACCGAGGCGGAGGCCGCGCAGAAGCTCAAGGCGGCCATGGACAAGGCGGAGAAGGACAAGCAGGCCGCCATTGATCGTGAAGTGAAAAAAGCGCTCAAGGAAGCGGAAGAGGCGCGCAGGAAAGCCGAATCCGCCGACTCGGAAGAGCAGTAA
- the hmcE gene encoding sulfate respiration complex protein HmcE — translation MYEILTGPLLWFAFAVFFIGLGARVVLYFLGLDWRLDRVAYKPHMAHGLKGAALSVYRWVLPFGTHSWREKPIFTIMFFAMHAGLVVVPLFLEGHAVMIKSGTGIDWPSMPQILADILAIAALLGGLGIALRRLLLPEVRILTNVQDVLLLVLILTLLGSGIIAAHNPVHYSFWINLHILCGVTVLLLAPFTKLAHIVLFFCTRIQIGMDFGIKRGGMKTNFDW, via the coding sequence ATGTATGAAATACTGACTGGACCGCTGCTCTGGTTTGCCTTCGCGGTATTCTTCATCGGCCTGGGCGCGCGGGTGGTCCTGTACTTTCTCGGCTTGGACTGGAGGCTGGACCGTGTGGCCTACAAACCTCATATGGCCCATGGTCTGAAGGGCGCGGCCCTCTCCGTGTACCGCTGGGTGCTGCCTTTCGGCACGCACAGCTGGCGGGAGAAGCCCATTTTTACCATCATGTTTTTTGCCATGCATGCTGGACTGGTCGTGGTTCCCCTGTTTCTGGAGGGACATGCCGTGATGATCAAAAGCGGCACGGGAATCGACTGGCCGTCCATGCCGCAGATACTGGCCGATATTCTGGCCATAGCCGCATTGCTGGGCGGTCTGGGTATCGCTTTGCGCCGTCTGCTCCTGCCCGAGGTGCGGATCCTGACCAATGTTCAGGATGTCCTGCTGCTGGTGCTGATTCTGACCCTGCTTGGCTCGGGCATCATTGCCGCGCACAATCCCGTGCATTATTCGTTCTGGATCAATCTGCACATTCTGTGCGGCGTGACGGTGCTGCTGCTCGCGCCTTTCACCAAGCTGGCGCATATCGTGCTTTTCTTCTGCACCCGCATTCAGATCGGCATGGATTTCGGCATCAAGCGCGGCGGCATGAAGACCAATTTTGACTGGTAG